One Misgurnus anguillicaudatus chromosome 22, ASM2758022v2, whole genome shotgun sequence DNA segment encodes these proteins:
- the ggt6 gene encoding glutathione hydrolase 6: MVQSAVKYKALASDVRDVNDSDCAEEEDDEEITIHFQSPFNQPKGRGRRDTYIRVMVALILLGIVCAFMISEWNGYWTEEHEDLSHYQKTDMTSKNSEEKGHDHHQHHHGEDEDHEEEEDHHNHKHSEPLYHHAAIITDSAICSRIGKELLQARGNVVDAGIAALLCLGVVHPHTTGLGGVFSAILYNHTMQSFKAIRDTSPKLPAYAAPSLLQGIQLLHSNYGHLEWGKLFEGATKLAKDGFPVDGILSRALETHKDKIHKSKLCDVFCDTDGRVKSEGAHVANGKLSELLLSVGLNESHFSEELAVKLAQDISEAERPAFLAAAQAGGGEINEVFFVEKEKYTILSANSQLNGEMVSNILDAVREQNLSFESVGDLIVAASYNTLLNMADEFLNTSQTENSRREILALNTSSCQIVAFDSHSNFIVISTSLNSTWGSGQYLPHTGVILNDFTSDISQLPYLSFPLVVKINDEEDDSNGDNEAEEHEMRLLAVTGGLSALFNSVVMMRNLHDFEMSAHETVESPLFHIEQRDHKFLSACMSVVTNGTVVYGMLSGDGQLQMVDECSGHFLSMVVQLRAEHIGVYGAPTTEVSADGY, from the exons ATGGTACAAAGCGCTGTCAAATATAAAGCACTGGCAAGCGATGTGCGCGATGTAAACGACAGCGACTGCGCAGAAGAAGAGGACGATGAAGAAATTACAATACATTTCCAGTC GCCCTTCAATCAGCCAAAAGGGAGAGGAAGAAGAGACACTTATATCAGGGTCATGGTAGCCCTGATTCTTTTAGGAATAGTTTGTGCATTTATGATCAGTGAGTGGAATGGTTATTGGACTGAGGAACATGAGGACCTATCACATTACCAGAAGACCGACATGACAAGCAAGAACTCAGAGGAAAAGGGCCATGACCACCACCAGCACCATCATGGGGAAGATGAAGATCATGAAGAGGAAGAAGATCACCACAATCATAAGCACAGTGAACCTTTGTACCACCATGCTGCTATCATCACAGACTCGG CAATCTGTTCCAGGATTGGTAAAGAGCTTCTTCAGGCGAGAGGGAATGTGGTAGATGCAGGGATAGCTGCTTTACTCTGCCTCGGAGTTGTTCACCCACACACTACAGGTTTAG gTGGAGTGTTTTCAGCTATTTTGTACAACCACACCATGCAATCATTTAAGGCAATACGTGACACATCCCCGAAATTGCCTGCTTATGCAGCCCCCTCGCTGTTGCAGGGCATCCAATTACTGCATTCCAACTACGGACATTTAGAATGGGGGAAGCTTTTTGAAGGTGCCACAAAACTTGCCAAAGACGGTTTCCCTGTTGATGGGATTCTCTCCAGGGCTTTAGAAACCCACAAAGATAAAATACATAAGTCTAAACTGTGTGATGTGTTCTGCGATACGGACGGCCGCGTGAAATCAGAGGGTGCACATGTCGCCAATGGGAAGCTATCAGAACTTTTGCTGAGCGTCGGcctaaatgaatcccatttcTCGGAAGAGCTGGCTGTAAAATTGGCCCAAGACATTTCTGAAGCCGAGAGGCCGGCTTTTCTTGCTGCCGCTCAGGCTGGCGGTGGAGAAATCAATGAGGTCTTTTTTGTGGAAAAGGAGAAATACACAATTCTGTCAGCCAATTCTCAGCTCAATGGCGAAATGGTATCTAATATACTAGATGCAGTCAGAGAGCAAAACCTCTCTTTTGAAAGCGTCGGAGATCTTATTGTTGCTGCTTCTTACAACACTCTCTTGAATATGGCAGATGAATTCTTGAACACAAGTCAGACGGAGAATAGCCGGAGAGAGATATTGGCACTGAATACCTCAAGCTGTCAAATAGTGGCTTTTGATAGTCATAGCAATTTTATTGTCATCTCCACCTCGCTCAACAGCACCTGGGGATCTGGGCAATACTTACCACATACTGGAGTCATCCtcaatgattttacctcagacaTCAGTCAGCTGCCTTATTTAAGTTTTCCTTTAGTAGTGAAGATTAATGACGAAGAGGATGACAGTAATGGTGATAATGAAGCGGAGGAACATGAGATGCGCTTACTTGCTGTGACCGGAGGTCTTTCTGCCCTGTTTAACTCTGTGGTCATGATGAGAAACCTGCATGACTTTGAAATGTCTGCTCATGAAACTGTGGAGAGTCCTCTTTTCCATATAGAGCAGAGAGATCACAAGTTTTTGTCTGCCTGTATGTCTGTTGTAACGAATGGCACTGTTGTCTACGGTATGCTTTCAGGAGATGGGCAGCTGCAAATGGTGGACGAATGTTCAGGCCATTTTTTGTCTATGGTTGTGCAGCTGAGAGCAGAACATATAGGAGTGTATGGAGCTCCTACTACTGAAGTCAGTGCTGATGggtattaa